Genomic segment of Synchiropus splendidus isolate RoL2022-P1 chromosome 4, RoL_Sspl_1.0, whole genome shotgun sequence:
TAGACGACATGAGTTTgtgtcagtaaaataaaaaagcatgccATCAAGAAACATGAAAGAAGTCCATCATGTCTGCGGTCTGCGCACCATATGTGTGTATGATTGGTGTGTGTGGCGGCCGTATGTtgagtttgtgtttgctgtggaTCACAGGCAGCTGCCACAGCGTGGGCTTGAGGCTTCATTATGTGAATGTAATGACCTGAAGACAGCTCTTCACTTACACTCCAACTCTGAATGTACATCCAGGCACAGGAGAGCTGCCTATATTTGAAAGGAAAGAGCTGAGAAGGTGTATACGTGTGTCTCTTGAAAAGCTCAAGTATTACCCCTCCAATAATGTGACTTCAGCTGTTTTGTCTGAGCTAATTCCCTTTTAATTATTTAGACCGACATTATTAGGCTTTCAGTATTAAAGGCCATTTCATTACAGTTTGATGGCACCCTTAGGATGGTATCTtacttctctctcctctcttttctTTCGATTCCTCCCTTTTAAGACAATTTCAAGTGCTGTCGCCCGACCGCTCATTGTGTTAGTGGCTACAGAAGTCAAATCACACACTGAAAGGGGAGTTCCATGGAAGACACTGAGGGGAACTGGGTCCTGCCCACTATGAAAATGAGTTGTTTTTGCATTAGGTTCCCCATGGAGCAGACCAGAGGGGTGCACTGCTTCCTACAACATGCTATGCTCCTTAAGCCATCAGCCACGGGGAGGGACACCTAATTGAACATGATAAAGTGTAAAGTTAATTACCCCTCACGCCTGTCACTGATACCCCCTTGAGGAGGGGCAGCCCTAGACACAGCTgttggtgcatgtgtgtgtgtgtcttcttgTGTGTATGCGTCTGCTCCAGAGAGGGTAGGGGTGACAGGACAAAAGGCAAGGGTTCCCATGAGACTTGTGCAGTGGATGATAGCCACAATCGTCTTTTAAAGACACTTCTGTCCCACTGGTGCGCCATTACTTAACACACTTGTGCCACAATAAAGCACTTAAACACAATAATCCAAAGCTGACCTCTTGGAACGAAGTAGAAACATACAGATATGTGATTGTTTGGTGGATAATCTCTGTTTGAACACAAGTTATTCAATACCTGTATATTCATTTATAAGTTAATGACACAGATTATTGGCATGTTTAGAAACTCACTTCATGGGAAGATGGAATAGAATGATAGAATGATAGTGAAATGCTGATTAGTTAACCTCCACTCTGTCATGGTTTGTATCAAGGTGTCGGGGCGGCCAGCTTGGCAAAACTGACCTTCATGGTcggaggagtggaggaggagtaCAAAGCTGCACAAGAGTTGCTCACATGCATGGGAGACAGTGTTGTCTATTGTGGACAAGTCGGAACCGGACAGGTAAAAGATAACTGACAAACCTATATCATGCCTTTTATTGATGCAACTTAGACACATTCAAGTTAATTGGTGTCTCATTTTCATATTAGTGCCCCTAcaagttgtatttatttaaaaaaaaatcatacaaacaaaaaaacacaaacagaatcaACTAAATCATTAATGCATTTTTTACAGTTTTTGGAGATTTCATGTATGAAACGAACCACCCCTCCCTTTAATTGTGCTTGTCAACTTGGGTATTTTTTACTGACTTGTCATGTTTGAATTGGTCATCTCTAGGCAGCAAAGATATGCAACAACATGCTTCTGGCAATTGggatgattggaacggcagagACCATGAACCTTGGTATCAGGTAGGCTTTTGCAAACTGGTCAGTGTCATGCCTTATTTAAAACTCTGTAATCTTGCTGCACTGCTTCTCACGATTGAACGAAATTTTCTTTATCGCTTGGTACAGGTATTCATTTCAGATCTTCTGTAATTAGAGTCTAGATAACAaataagatgaataaaaaaatctcaCACATGTTAGAAGGTTGTCAAGACGTGAGGGCTTGTGAACCAGGAACGATAGCATCCATGTGGTTTCCTATTTCCTGTTTCCTACCACAGGGGGCAGGTTTTTTGTTCCAAGAGAAGCATATAAGTGTGCTACCAAGACAATGCCAAGCCCATCTGTGCAGGAAAACAATTGCTAACTGTCTTTGATGAACATGCTGAGCTGTCACTCattaatctgtgtgtgtgtgtgtgtgtgtgtatttatatatataattacttATTATCACATAAGGATGTTGTTTACTATTAATGGCTCATATAATGGTTCATGGGTACTCCCTAATGTAAGGTTCTGACTTCCCGTACAACACGATACAACAATTAAGTTATAGTGTACATATataaaaactgatttttttgGGCCAGGAAGAGGTCCACGGCCAACTTTTGGGTCCCAACCCTCCAGTTGAGAATATCAAACCTAAACCATCAGGACAGATGATCAGTGTGAGTGCTCCAATTGCACCTCCACCCATAGTCAATAATTAATAGTTTTTTTCACAGTTTCACTGTTTGGTGTTGTTAAAGTGAAGACTAATGGTATGTATGCCTGTTTACTTTTATTTGCATGTATAGGTAAAAGCATCTGAAGTGTACATCACACAGTGAAGCTACGTTTGAGGGCTGATTTATCTCAGCTCAGATAGAGGAACAAAATTGGCATGAGCAGTCAGACATAAATCCTCACTAGGCCTCTAAAATATGGGGGCATTAAGGAGCGACGCagattttcacacacacacacacacagatgcacagaTTTATCTCTACAGAAATTGAAGGCAGCTGTTTTTCAAACTCAATGTTCTCTTTATTCTCTTTACCATTTTAATATGTGTCTTTATATTTTGTGTGAATCAGGCCACTTTTAATGATAGAATTGAAATAGAAACGGTTACTGCAATAGTACAACTATTATTACAAGTTTAATATGACAGTTGACCTTAGTTACTCAACTGACATATTATGTTGGACCTTAGTTAATAAAGGAGCAATTTAGtaccatgaaaatgttttgttttctccaatgGACAAACTAAAACTGAAACATCGACCCCTAATAAACAGCGGCTTCTAAGAAGTATATGAAATAGTGACATTAAAGTTCGAGGCTCTGTCAAACAGTTCATGTGAATAACTTGGCATTAACAGTTAAATAGGGTACACTAGCATTATGCCACATCCAACTCAGTGGAGTGCCAGTTTCAgtcaaaacctttgtcacatTAACTAAAAGAGGCCATGGGTAATGATTTTGCTCACTACTGTGTTGCCAAGCTATGTTTCATTTCGGGAGGGCTTTGTGATTTTGAATGGGCACTTGAAAATGTCACCAACAGTAACTCAAATGTCATTATAGTTTGTCCTTCTTATGAACCTGCTTgtctttttcctgtttttttcaaTATCCAAAACACCAATTCACTGAAAATCTGGATTGAAACAACATAAGTTACCTGATAGACTCAATTTATTCCTCCTTTGATTCTTTTATTGATGTATAACATAGTTTTTAATGAACCCACCCTTGAATGATAGTTTGTACTTCTGTCAGATTGATCCATCTTTACTTTTAACCTTTTGCATACATGAATGCTTTATGTGTTTCTGTGTTCCCCCTAGTTGTTAGCAGCCGATCTCCAAAGCTTTATTAGATACTTCGACACACACTGTCATCATTTAGAGAGAGTCTACACCCGTAAATCTCCTGTGCTGCATTGCAGCCTCGCTGCTTATGCAGACAGCAATCTCCTCGCCGAGCATGCTACGCTAGTTCACTTGGACCAAGAAGCGGCAGCCAATTTATTGCAGAAAGGAAGTTCTGTTTCATGGCTGAATTGATTGTCACAATTTCTCAAAAATGAGTGCAGGTTACCTTTCTGTTTGTGCACATCGGCTTACAAACACATACACTTTCATATATGCTGTTCTCTAGGAGCTAATTTGTTCTTAGATGGAGACTCAGGCCATCTCCAGCAGAGCGTGACGTTCtcttagagcagagagtggtCACGCATGACAattatgaacacacacacacacacgcaccccaTCTCTTTACCTCTTTTTTCTTATTCAtccttttcatattttattcgaCGCTTTTAATCCCTTCTCTTTTTCCAGCCCGTTGTAATTTTGGTATGCAGTCAAGCAGTCAGTAAAAAAGATAAGACAAGTGTGGCAGCGGTGATTTTAATGATGCTATGAACAACAACAGAACAGCATGGATATACATGGTTTGCTTTACATCTCAGATACACCTGTACCCCAGTGTGGTCCATGGAATTATAGTTATTAAATTTTGAAACTACGTGGgccacagattttttttgtttgtttgttttgtgtctccCTCCTGCACACAATGAAATACTAGCATATGTTCTGATGAAGATTAAAGTTGGGTGGTAAAAGTGTTTGTTGCCCTAGTAAATAAGACAGTAAATGCTTCGTCTGTGTGTTATCTTGTTACATctttaatgtaataataaacGGGAAGCAGGTCGGGCTTCCTCTCTGGTGGAGCCAGACGAGGGATGAGGAGCTAATCGCAGTGAAACAGTTTGACAGCACTGCAAATTAACTCCACCTGCAAGCACATAAACACCCTCCGTATTCATCGAAACTCTCTTCTTTAATCTACCAGGGCACCACAGAGCAACATGTTGCGACCATGTATGTTTATCCATGTCAGTCTTGTTAAAGCGTGACATGTCCTCTTCACGCAGATTACAATGAGCAAGGATCACCACTGCGTCAGCTAATAACAACAGCGGCATGagtggttttgtgtgtgtatgtgtgtgcgtgggtgATGGAACCAGGAGGGGAAATTCATTGATTTATCGTTAACAGAGGACAACAGCTCCCCGTCAGCGTCTCTGGTCGCTATAACAAACGATCTGTGCGCTCGGACGCGCTTTATTGTACCTCAGCCAGTAACCTTTTCAGCTGCTGACCCAGAACGCTGGGAGGGGCTGCcgactgttgtgtgtgtgtgtgtgtgtgttgaaagtGGTGGCTTGTGTGCGATGTCAAACATATGTCCCCCCGAGTCCTCAGACAGGGAGGTGTCAGCAAGagggggggaggaagaggagagcagATCAAATAGAGgcagaggaagcagcagcataGTGGAGGATGCTCAGAGATACAACCTAAAAAAAAGCCACTGTGAGCACGACTGCCTCTGACAAAAACTGCAAAGAAAGACACATGTTTCTAACTGTACGCATGCTCGCATTCACTTATGCCACATTTCCAACAGTCTTTTAAAACTAAGTGGAGACAACAGagctggagaagaaaacagGGAGAGACATGTAGAGCATGTAAATGTAATTCTCATTCTTAATTAGTTCATAGACAGCTAATAAAACTGCTGTAGTAATGGCAGAATGAGAGCCAGGTGGAGGAAGGAAAGGGAGGAGTATTTTGGCCTTAAGGACCTATGATGGTTTAATAGTCTAATAGAGAGCAGAATAGAGTTACGGGCCTGTAAGTAACACTGAACTGAGGCAGCCAGGGGTTGATGTGGTCAGACTTGCATCTGTGGTTAAAACGTTAAGATACAAAAGCTGCAGTACACAAGGAAAGTGAGGGAATGACACACGCACCCGACCCATTCTGAGGCTTTGGCACTCTCTTATACACGCTGAACTCGTCTGCTTCATTTCTGCTTACTTGTCTTTTAATATGTCTCCATCCCAGTTTCCATTTTCCTTTATCATATAAAAGTGGGTTTTCCCTAAAAGAGTGCAACAGAGGCAAGAGCCTGCTGTGATACGTGACCACGATGTTTATGGCTCCCCTGTGCTGAGGCGCAataccacctcctcctccttcagtttctgtttttcatgaaacagggaTGATGAAGGATTGGTATACTAGTAAACATCAATACTACATTAGCCAGCATTACAAAGCCTTTAGCCATTAACACTGAGAAATGGTCATAGTCGTGCATCGGGTTCAACTGGGGTCACTAGTTACACCCCCACCATACGCGTCTATATCTTTTCATCACTATGGTTTTCTAGTTGTAGCCTCTATACTATACCTCTCAAGCTTCCTAGCTATAGCCATACCTCACCACACTTTATATTTTTGACTTTGTAGTCACCTTATATTGATACTAGCTAGAATCCAGATGTTGTGTCCTGGAGGATAGCAAAGGTGATTCAGTCTTTCACTCGTCTCTTTTTACAGGCTGGGTCTGGACCCGAAGCTGCTGACAAAGATACTCAATATGTCGTCGGGTCGTTGCTGGTCCAGTGATTCATACAATCCTGTTCCGGGTGTCATGGAAGGAGTTCCTTCTGCCAACAACTACCAAAGTGGGTTTGGTACAACTCTAATGGCCAAGGTACAAATTATTTCTCTTCTTATGTCAGGTTTTTTCTTCTAATTTCAAATTTTCTTCTAATGCATTTTAAACATCAAATTGACTTAAAATAGTAAAAGAAAAGGGGGTATTTTCATGCATCATGCAATCGATGGCTCATCCAGAGGCTCATCCAGTATCAGCCCAAGTAGTATAAATTATCTCAATATACATTACGTACTACGGTCACGCTTCggattagggaacatttattattCTAAATAAACTACGCATTCATAAgtgtatttgcagcatattagccatTGTTAAGTATTCATTAGTGTCTTGTTAAAACTGACTaaattttaccctggaatagtctCTGAAGTTCACTCTCCGCAACACCACAATAAACAAGTAATGTGTTTCTTAATAGTTagtatgtgttccccaatctaaagtgtaatCTTTGTTCCATACTTGCTtcaataatttatatatatataagtgatGTCACTCTGCCATAACAAAATTCAAGAAGTTGTCAGTTTTCTGTCCTTTTGCATTGCGTTACATTGCCAAGGCTGCATTGTCAGAAACCCATCAACCActcttttattcatatttacagaggcataaaatatgtatttttactgCTGTTTAATTGCTTTGTGAGTGGTGGGCAGCAGCAAAGAAATGCTTCACTGAACGTGGAAGTGAATACTTAACTAATTGAATACTTATAAATATTTCTATCTCATCTAGTCACTCCTAACATGGTCTGTGACAACATTCTGGAACTAGGTatagttggttctgttgaaatgAAGCACTCTGAGCGAGATCTATGTTCTTGGTAAAAGTGTGTTCTTCTTACCAAAAGGTGTAGATGTGAAATGGTAAGTATTGTAAATTTATAGAGCAAAAGATCATTGGCAACCAACTCTGTCTTTGGTACTCGGTGGCAATCATTGCACACAATTTTGTGGAATCGTCTGCTCTACATCAATTCTTGGCCTGACAGTTTGTCACGGTTAGCCGCAAAAACAATAACAGTTGAAGATGATGTCAACATATCAAAATGGCGGAGAGAAGCGACAGTGTCAAAACTAGGCCGAAAAAGAGTAAGTccctttgtttatgtttttgcctGTGATCGAAGTGTGTGTATGCAAATATGCAAAACAATTGGGGGTGTTTCGTACCAGGCTCAAAACAATTAACAAATTATGGTTTAATtggaaatttttttttctcgtgcTACAATAATCATGTCAGTCCAAGTTCGGCTTTTTCCACTAATCGAGTAAATCACGCTTCTATCTCTCTCTCATAATGTCTCCTCATAGGATCTTGGTTTGGCCCAAAACAGCGCCACTAACACTAAAACAGCCATCCCGCTTGGTTCCCTCGCTCACCAGATCTACCGAGTCATGTGCTCTGGTGGCTATGCAAACAAGGACTTCTCGGCGGTCTTCCAATTCCTTCGCGAAGAGGAGGGACAGTGAATGGACtgggaaacacacaaacaccaaatAATACTAGCCTGCGATGCAATTAACCTGACTTACCTCAAAACATTATCCCTCATCACAGTCTATGTTCCTATGTCGTGGTGACCCTGGGTATCTAGTGACTGAGCCCATAACTTGTTCTTTATTATAATGCTAAATAACTGATATACCATAATAATACATCATAGATAATTCAGGAAACCCGATGCATGCTCACATCCAGTATTGAATTGTTCTCTGTATTTTGGTGACTGGTATGCACCATCTTCCAGTGATAGTCTGTATTGTTTTTAGTTCTCTCTTCTTGTTCGAGTTCATGTGTCATTGAGACAAATTTTCCCCAGTGGAACACTGCTGGTTATTTTTGTACTGGATCACAAAAAAAGTTTACTTTAATATGCAAACCATCTCTTTTTGTCCTTGTGGTTGAGGATACTGCTATTGATATGTGTTCTATAGCATACACTGTTATGCTTCTTTAGTTTTCACCTCGCATTTAGTTCTACCTTTTGACAGCGCACTTTTGTATATAGTGTTGGATATGTTTTGTAGTCAATTTTGCTTTCTATGTGAACCAGATACTGTGTCACTCTgtggcatcaaaataaaatgtcctCTGTGAGCAGTGTGAATGGTTTGTGAAGAGGTTGTAGTCCTAATCTCATTTGTCTATCAAAATTTGGTCAGTAACCTGGATCTGACATAGCGACATTGTATGACATTTTGAAGAATCAGCTGGTTGCAGGACATGCTAGCAATCGAAAAAATAAGACTTGTTCGAACTAAAAAATAACGCTGCTAACTTCAATTTCACAAAATACgttcagaaaaaatatataatttacttCTACGGGCAAATACTGAAGCATGGTTTGTACTTTAAATCAAAAGATAGGGTGAGGGAAACCCTGTCTATTCCACTTTTACATGAACTAATTGGGACAATGTTTTCTGAACTTCGCAAAAACTGGGATGCTCCTCTCTCAAGTGCCCGTGCTcccaaaataaatggaaattgTCTTTTTGGACCATGCCCTATATAACGCATTTGGTAGATACAACAGCACAATCAACACAGACTTCTTCTGTTCAGTTCTACATTGCTCAGGGCCTGACTGGGGAAAAATGGCAGCCACTttgaatgatgaaaataaatgaaaatattgctcTTTGTAATACAGACTCACTTCATTTCCACTCACTTTAAAAAGGCTACATTTGCTTTGTCATCAATATTAAGAGCATACAATTTTAGAGAATTGTTCCAccattgtttctctgaagctATTTAGCAGCAAGAATACTTATTGT
This window contains:
- the LOC128758223 gene encoding 3-hydroxyisobutyrate dehydrogenase, mitochondrial-like isoform X1, which produces MSALFQRSRNAMLLWSKRADFVSVRSMASKTPVGFIGVGNMGSPMAKNLLKNGYPVIVTDSFPKSCKELQDMGAQVVDYPADVAEKADRIITMLPSSPNVIEVYNGPKGILKKVKKGTLLIDSSTIDPAVSKEMAAAAEKMGAVFMDAPVSGGVGAASLAKLTFMVGGVEEEYKAAQELLTCMGDSVVYCGQVGTGQAAKICNNMLLAIGMIGTAETMNLGIRLGLDPKLLTKILNMSSGRCWSSDSYNPVPGVMEGVPSANNYQSGFGTTLMAKDLGLAQNSATNTKTAIPLGSLAHQIYRVMCSGGYANKDFSAVFQFLREEEGQ